The stretch of DNA GTGCTACCCCAAGACACCAActtacttttgaaaaatctcATGGCAATATCATCGGAAGAGGCATTGTCAACTGTGACAATGAAAACATTCTTTATACCCCACTCAAGTAGACAACTCTCCAATGCCTTAGCTATATACTCTCCCCTATGAGATGAAACAGGGACAAAGGCTATGCTTTTTTTGTTGAGCTTCCATTGATCATCAATGAAATATGCAGTAATGCACATGTAATTTATCTTCTGTACAGAGGTCCATGTGTCAGTAGTTAAGCTCACTCTTTGGGAGCTACCCGTAAAAATTTGTTTTAGGACTAATCTCTCATTTAGGTATCTTTGAAAGATATCTCTTGAAACTGTCCACCTAGAAGAGATTTGGAACCTAGGACATGTAACTAAAATAAACCTTTTAAACCCTTGCCCCTCTACAAACCAAAAGGGCAACTCAACTATTATAATCATCTCACATAAAGCCTTCCTAATTAAACACCCAAGTCGGTGAGTGACGGTCGAAGCGGTGGTCCTTTTGGTTTACTTATTGAAGATATTAGACTTCTTTTAAATCAGTTAGATTTGGTTTCTATTCAGTTTGTAAAGAGGGAAGCAAATATGCTTGCACATACTATAGCAAAGAAATCTTTGGATGATTCGTGTATAGGTGTGGGGGATTATTTTGACTATATCCCTCGTTTTGTTTCTTGTATTGCTTGTTTGGATTTTGCTGAGGTTTAATATATGTggttttgttggttttcaaaaaaaaattaaacacccAAGTCACTAATTCACCCATTCCTCCTCAGAACCCTTTGGTGCAGAGGATGATACAACATTGAAGGTGAGCATTGATTGCCTTGTATCCTTATAATGAGGATTTTTAAAACAACCAATCATATGATTTCTTAAAGAGAAGGTGCGAAGTTTTTTTTGGCTCACATGAAAAGAGCCTTGAACAGTATAGACATCTCCCCattaatcaactttccatccttatcaAGGATCTTTTCAAAGATATCCCACACCTTTTGATCTAGACTCAACATCCTTCCTCTTTTTTGCAAGAACAGCAGGAGTCACCTGAGGCTGCTGAGCAAATGTCTCAGTGCCTTGGGGTTGTCCTCCATGTCCCTCCTGAGTTGTGGGTTGAGGTCCAGAACTAGGTTTAGTGAAGCTCTCCATCTAAAAGGATGGGCATcaattaattatcaaatattCCAACACTGCCGATTGGCAAGTATACAATAATCACTATAAACATACAAACAATTGAAAGAAATCCAAATTCAGACACAAGTTTGTGTCATTATTTATCAAGATttcatatttacatatttacattactaGTAGTTAAAGGCATTTAACTGATTTAAGGGTCATACATCCATAAACATATCACATATTAACATTACAAGAAATCCAGATTCAGGAACTTAAATCCAGTTCATCATTATCTGGATTTTAGTTAAGGGCTTCCACCAATAAATAGaaatttcaagtttcaaccttgataatttcaaatttaagcCTTTAACTCTTTAAGGGTCATCACAATTCATAGTAGAttacataataattactatCACATAATTCCACACTGCTTTCACCATTATATGATTTATACAGTGAACATATATCACAAATATATCACTATAGTGACAACACAGTGAACATATATCACAAATATATCACAATACAGTCATTACAGTGAACATATATCACAAATATATCACAGTAATGACAATACAGTGAATAAATCACACAtaaaaaaattagggtttgagaTTAAAATTGCTTCCACATTAATAAATCACAATATATTAGATCTTAATCATAATATATCACAATTATATAACAATACAGTCATTACAGCGAATAAATCACCcataaaaattagggtttgcgaTTAAAATTGCTTCCACattaataaatcataatatatcaGATCTTAATCGTACTATATCGCAAATATATCACAAATATATCACATAACAGTCATTATTGTGAATAAATCACCCataaaaaattagggtttgcaaTTAAAATTGCTTCCACattaataaatcataatatataagaTCTTAATCATAATATATCACAGAACAGTCATTACAGTGAACAAATAACAAATCAAAAACTAGGGTTTGCGATTACCTAGTTTCCCCCAATAATCCCTGGAGAACAAGGGTCTAATAATCCCTGGAGAACAAGGGTCTCTATTAATAATCACCACGATAAGGGCTTCCACCACCAACGATCACCGGATAACCGATCAATCGGATTATCGGACTCCGTTTCACCGTCTCACCGTATTGGACTAACGGACCTAGACAACAAGGCTCACCGTATCGGACTAACGGAGAGCAACAAACAATAGAGGAGAACTAGAGAAGACGACTTAGAGAGACTGAGACTTTGAGAGAGTCTCtgagtagagagagagagaggggtagAGAGTAGAGAGAAGTCAGAGAAGGTGTCAAGGTTAACGAGTGAACGACTGCGCAAATgaatagggatggcaatgtgccccaTCCCTGCCGGGGATCTCCGTCCCCGCCTGAAACGGGGATGGAGAATTTTTTCAATtccccgtcggggacggggatTGATGtgtataattgtgagtgtaaatATGAGGCTGTAAAATGTCATTCCGTTGAGGATTgaggctatggcacgtaattgtgtgaattaagtAATTCTAGGCACTAGAGCAATTGAATAAAATAGAATCCAAGTGAATAATAACTGAATAGAGAAATTAAAGGAAATAAATTGACTAATGAATAAATTGTATGATAAAGAAATgtgtcagattaggggtattgcaatcttgatgttctaacaactcAGAATTAAGGAAAGAAGGcttaacctagggatttatgggcaacgcacacaagaattcaattcagctactttcgtaatcagatcaataaatagaattaggctatgattgccccactttcgtgatgcatcaatcatagttttaaacacctaagcattgtaagcccccaaattacccatattctcatagtaggaaaaaataggctgaaattggtaaggctcgaggtcttcacccaactttcgttatAATGAATCCgtctcctaaactagcaatcaattgtggccaccaattaaaaaatcataattgaatacctaaatatctttgtattttaaagaatttaaaCGAGTTTGTTAATAGAgtacaaaaaatgatcatgtcacaataatactaggatcaaaagaagtgttgaaaagagaaagaactaaaagtaaattgctatttataaatcaaagataataaaaaaaaaaaaagaaaaaaaaaagttaagtctataaaatacaatagaagtttcctttaaaaaatggtcaattcaaaatcaaatattcaaatccATAGCATGGGAACATCTGGAGTCTGGACGTCCATGGTCGGTTCCACTCAGGAATTTCAATCCCTTTCACACCTGTCGACACATCAAAGTCTTTAGAAGTTGTTTGGCTGTCCCACAACCCACGTTTCTATGTTGTTTTAAGAATCCTTAAAGTAAAGACTGCGTGTCTGCGTACCAATtgccaaacaaaaaatattgtttgttaagttaattattaaaagaagaaaaacacatATTATGTACGGAGTAAAATTCCTTCTCCTTGAAGGTTTCAATGCCTCTATAGTCTATAAAGCCCCATTCTCATTTTCAGTCTTCCCATCGTCACAGTTCACAATTGCTTAAAACAGTGTTTTACGTCCTGTCCTCCAAAGCTTCATTCTTTCTGCAGTTGCACTTCCACCATCTCGATCTCTGGTAATTGCTCTTTGCCTTCTATGCTTCAATGGGGATTCATTGCCtttctcccttttctttttgTGGGTAGTTAAGGGGACTGATTCTTGCCGGTTCTTGCACAGTTGTGTTTGTCAGTATTTCTTGACAACGTTGGTCGAATTTTTTTGCGTCTATAATGATACGTTGGGGGTGCTAGCTAAATAACTATTAGCTGATTAGATTAGTGaattgactagttgatagtattagctTATTGTGGGAAGATATTTGGTAAGTTagattacatgtaaaataattttttttaaaaattaatagaaaaagTTACttaaactttttgaattttaacattttagaaaaataagttgttacaaaaaaactaattaatcaaacacttatattgattgtttaatcaagtcaaacatctaatagtggtcaaataaggcAAAATTAGTTCATAAACTAAGCCGTtataatagtggtcaaataaggtAAAATTatctgataagctaactatgttaccgcTAAATTGTGTCAAAATTGACAGTAGTTTGTGTTTTTGTTGCCTTTTACCCTCACCTATGTGATCTCTTTGTGTATGCTTCTGACCTGTGGGGTTTGAACATTTTGTGATCTGTTTGAACCTTCTTGTGATTGcaatcaaaaggaaattaagaataaataagaaatatcAATTTTGCATATGGACATTTTGTGCATTGGAGATGAATCAGTCCATTTCTAATCTCCTGCTGTTGACTAAATTGAAGATGTTGGTGGGTTgagcaaattaaaacaaattggGAATGgtttcttttgaattttgatggtTAGAAATTATTATGATGGGGGTTCCTAATAATGAGGATAAAGTTTTGGTTTTTATGACCCAAATTTGAAGTCCATGGTTTGTTATTAATAGTTCTGCATCTGTGGCTACTATTTTCATGTCATGTATGCCTTCAAATCTTTTCTAACTCAATGGCTTTCTGAGTTTTATACATTATGCCCGTGATCGAGCATTGTTTGTGCtcctatatataattatatatattcacatttgtATACCATCTATCTTATTAGGCCAAAATGGAGTATGAAGATCAAGTTCATGAGCCAAAATACAACTGCCTTCTTTTCGGTGAGGCGTTATTATATATGTCGTGCTTGTTCAAACAAAGAGGCTTTTTTCAATTGTCTTATAAAACGAATGAATGTTTGTGAATTTTCAGATGTTGATGATACGCTCTATCCCTATAGTTCTGGTGTATCAGCACAGTGCACCCGGAACATTAATGGTAATTATTCATAAAAGTTTGATTCATCATGTTCATGTTCGTGTTCCAGATTTATTTGTATGATTTCTAGATTATCATCTGATTAGTCCCTCTGGATTTTAGAATATATGATTTCTAGATTATCATCTGATAAGTCCCTCTGGATTTTAGAATATATGATTCAAACTCTAGGCATTGAAGAGATCAAAGTTCCAGAAATGTGCGTGCAACTGTACAAGGATTATGGAACAACAATGGCTGGCCTGAGGGTATGGTATCTGTTATTGCAATTTTGCAATTTAATTTCCACGATTAGGACTTCGAGAAACTTGATTTTTGATGTTGCCTTTACCTATTTCCAGGCAATGGACTACGACTTTGATTATGATGATTACCATAGGTACCTACCCGTTTCCTTCTTTATTTACACAGATGCTGTCATATTGTCTTAAATAGTTAATCGGGGTGCATGGGATCTTACATCTTTCTTCACAGTTATGTGCACGGGAGATTGCCTTATGACATATTAAAGCCTGACCCCGTTCTTAGGAATCTTTTGCAGAGCTTGCCTCTCCGAAAAGTTGTAAGTTTCTTGCTTTATATACCGGGAATTAGTATTGCTGCAATGCTTTGCTTATTAATTGATGGAATCCTTGGAATATGAATGTGTCAACAGATATTCTCAAATGCAAATGACGCCCACGTAGCAAAAGTTCTGAACATCTTGGGATTAGAGGACTGCTTTGAAGAGATTATAACGTTTGAGAGTTTGAACCCTAAGCACAATAGCAATGAATCTGAGAGGGATAGTGGTAAGTTGAAGAAATATGAGCAAGATTCTACTTCTTTAACTCTTAAACATCCAACTATGTTGACTGTTTATCGCGATTTTATGCCTTCCCTTCCCAGAAATCCCGAAGACACCAATTGTTTGCAAACCATTTGAAGAAGCTTTTGAACAAGCCTTTAAAATTGCTGGAATTGAACCTAAAAAGACGGTATGACTTGACACATTCATAGTCAATTAGAAACATAAGAAAATTTTCAATCTTTTGTCAATCACTCTATCACATCTAACGTTTTTACTTTTATCTTTCTTCAGCTGTTCTTCGATGACTCCATTCGTAATCTACAGACTGCTAAACATATGGGCCTCGGCACTGTGTGGGTAGGTCGCCTAATTCAACTTGGTTTGgacaaaattaaattgttaggatcaagtgctTACCATTAAGCCAAAAGATGTAGTTAGTGGCGCCAgctctaataccacttgttaTCAAGCGCTTACTactatgtcaaaagttatacCTAGTAGCGAAAtgacaactttatttccttatagaccaccatcacattttcgagaggtaaGGTG from Ipomoea triloba cultivar NCNSP0323 chromosome 7, ASM357664v1 encodes:
- the LOC116025795 gene encoding uncharacterized protein C24B11.05-like; protein product: MEYEDQVHEPKYNCLLFDVDDTLYPYSSGVSAQCTRNINEYMIQTLGIEEIKVPEMCVQLYKDYGTTMAGLRAMDYDFDYDDYHSYVHGRLPYDILKPDPVLRNLLQSLPLRKVIFSNANDAHVAKVLNILGLEDCFEEIITFESLNPKHNSNESERDSEIPKTPIVCKPFEEAFEQAFKIAGIEPKKTLFFDDSIRNLQTAKHMGLGTVWVGAANSTVGIDYALESIHNMKEAIPEIWEAVHNSDVHYPEKTPIAVIS